A window of Macrotis lagotis isolate mMagLag1 chromosome 1, bilby.v1.9.chrom.fasta, whole genome shotgun sequence genomic DNA:
catacatacatccACACATCAAATCAACCATCTATTGCCTCCCCACCCATCCACTCATTCATCCAGCCAACCATGCTAttaatccattgatccatccatgcatccatttATCCATACTATGCAtgcattcatccatccatccatccattcacctATCCATGCATCTATCAATCCATGTATGCACCCATCTCTCAACCACCTACCCACCACCCATCCACTCAGTCAGCCAGCCATGCATTTATCCATtgatccattcatccatccactcaatcatccatccatctatccatccatccattcattcatccattcatccatccacccatccatgcATCTACCCACCCACCTATCCATATATCCATCAATCCATCTCTCATCCACCCACCCACTCCCATCCATTCATTCAGCCAGCCAgtcatgcatccatccatccttccaccCGCTTATCCATTCATCCAACCAACCATCCATCTAATCATTTACCCATCCatacattcatccatccattcatctgcCCATGCATATGTCCATCCAGTCATTTACCCATCCATCCagtcatccatccattcatctgtcCACTCATCCATATATTCATCTACCCATGCATACATCCATCCATctacccacccacccatccattcATCATCTAGCCAACCATCCAATCAGGCAGCTAGCCAGACATGTATCCATCCACCCACTTATCCATACATTCATCTACCTGtacatccatccatgcatccatccaccCCCCCATCCACTTATCATCTAGTCAGTCAATTAGTCTTCCAGTCAGTCAGCCATGTGTCCATCGATTCATCCATGCATTCATCCATCTATACATTCATCTACCCATGCAtgcattcatccatccatccatccatccactcacTCATATACCCATCTACCCATCCATCATCTAtgcacccatccatccatccacccacccaaccatccatccatcaacCTACCCCATctatccacccacccacccatccatccacatCAATCCTTCCATCCTCTGACAAGCATTTACTAGCTCTGTTCCAGTCACTGGGagaacaatagcaaaaaaaaccAAGGATCCCTTCTCTCAATGCATTTACATTTTCTGGGGGGGGCAATATATAAgtaaattttacatataaatgtatatacatacctATGTACATACAAGTGTGAGCATTTCTCTGTGTACATACATGAATGTGTATATGAAGAAAAGCCAGAGTAATTTCACAGGGGAGGGCCCTGGCAGTTGGGAGAGTGGGGATCAGAAagggcttcctggaggaggtgaCCCTTGAGGTGAATTTGGAAGGAACCTGGGGATCCTAGGAGGCATCAGTGAGGATGGTGTGCATGTCAGATATGGAGGAAAACAAAGTGTAAAGTCATGAAGATGGGAGATGTAATGGAACAATTAGACaagtacatgtgtgtgtgtgtgtgtgtgtgtgtgtgtgtgtgcatacatatatacctgACACAGTCATCTACTAGGCCTAGAGTGAGACATAAGAACATCTGGTGGGACTCTAGGCCTCTCAAGTCCTTCCTCTGACTCGGTTTCCCCATTAGTTACCACAACCCAACTCTAATTTCTCATCTCACTTTTCCAGATCAGTGGAAAGATGCCATCCTACCAAGCTGTCTCTTGGACCAGAAGTGTCTTTTTTCTCATCAATTCCCCTCCCTCTTCCGTTGTAAGCTTCTTCAGAACAGGGACTGTCCTTGCCTACTTTTCCATCTGGCACTCCTTGCAGACGCTGGGCGTTTCATAAACACCTCATAAGTGAGTGAAAAAGGAACCTGGGATAGAGGGGCAGAGACCCTCACCTGGACTGTTTCCTGGGAGGCCAACAGCTCTTGTTCCTTCTCAGCCATCTGGACTAGGAAGCTCGGCTCAGCCTGCAAAGCCTGGCTATATGCAGGAAGAAACTTGCCGCCTCTAGGGGAGATGAGGAGAACCCTCAGAACACATCCATACAGGACTCACCTGCAAAAGCCATTTAGCAGCCCCGTTTCCTTCTTTCCCTACCCCTCCCAGTTCCCCTTGGCCCCCTGCTAACTCCCACTAGGCCagttctctccatcttttcccctcatccttttcctttcctgctcctccccttctccctcaacAACCTCCATCCCTCCCTAGCCCAGACATCCAGAGGTGTCAAAATTAATAGAGGGCAAGGCTACGGTCTGCACTCTGGAGATATGGCAGCCACCCACAGGAGGAGGAGCCTTTACCTGAGCGGTCCTGCTCTGGGGGGATCTGTGGCACCATTCCCTTGACTCTTCTGGGAGAAACCTGTGGGAGGAAAAGCAGTCTGAATGActgtacagacacacacacacaccacatcgACACATAccagacacacagacatagatacacacacacacatacacccttTTAGTTGCTTTCACTGCCCATTAGAATCTGaagtcaaaggatctgggttcaagccTTGCCTTATTTCCTTAATCACCCATTTGACCATGGACAAGACAtaatctccctgggcctcagtttttacCTCTATGAAATAAGAAGCTCCACACTGCACATGGCTATGgattttttaaatcttgattcattatttaaatttaaagtaaatttaaaattttagaaataaaatttaaatagtaaaatagataaaaatgcaAAGGTTGAATCAGATGACCTTTGGGGGCTCCATCGGTTTAGCGTGGCCTCATCTAAAAGAGGAGGGGATTGAAATTGGCAGAAAGTCTCATTTTATGATCATAAAGTAGGAATAAATGGGAGGGGGTCAGGGACCCTTTTCTACTGATCCTGCCAAGCTCCTCTTCCAAAATCAGTCTGTCCAGGAAGGTCCCCCCACCCCGATTAACCCGACTCAGTCCTGGCTATTTAGAGTCACCTCTCTGGCTTCCTAGAAGTATTTTGGCATCATCTagctttcttgttcattttttcacTATTGTTTGCTTTGTCTTCCAATGGTCTTTGGGCAGTGCAATAGATAGAGCCCAGGAACCTGTTGTCAGGaagccttgaattcaaatctaacttcagacacttactagttgtgagactgggcaagtcatttgatctcagtttccttattcatgGTAATTATGAGCACAGAGAATTACTGTAATTGAAACCAAAATTTGGACTCTTTTTTGCTGCACTGCTAAAATATTTAAATCCTATAACCTTTAATTTCTGTATATGgatgtatgtgtgtctatatgtatatggACACATatagcatacatatacacatatgttccCACACATAATGGAACTGATCCTTGCAACCTGCTCTGCACTGTTAAAATGTTTCCTCTTGACCTTTTACTTTGACCCTGGCCATACTTCCACCCGTGGGTCAAGCTAGATGCTAGATTACCAGATGGGGGCTCATCTTACAGTCACAACTCCAGAAACAATCTCTCCAATATAAGATTCCCAATCACTCCTAAAAGATGAACCCTCTAATACAGGACCTGGACCACTCCCAAAGCCACCCCTCCCATGGACCCTGAAGGTTCCCTTAAGGAGACACTGGTTCTGCCCGggtctctcttttttctgtctgGCCTCAGCAGCCAGCTGGCCTGGTAAACCTGTGGTGCCCAAAACTCCCTGTGGCCATTAAagaccatctctctctctctctctctctctctctctctctctctctctctctctctctctctctctctctctcgtttgaCAATGACTTCTTAATCCctgttttctttttacacctgcaCTCCCGGGTCGACTCATGAGTTTATCATGGGAATAATTGAACTCTCCAACAACCCAACAACATCCCCATAAATGGGGATGATGCtatacctacttcccagggttgctgtgagtaTTAAATGATACAATCACTGTAGAGCACTCAGCACAGGGTCTGGCACATGCTAAGGACTATATGAATGTtaactatttcttcttcttcttcctcatcagCCCTGGGATCCCTCAGGTAAGGCCCATGTCTCCCCAGATCAACTAGAGATTCCCTCCACATCTGTGTCCAGGCTCTCCTCCTCTGGGCACCCAGATTACCAGAGAGGAATCTCCATCACTGCAAGGAAAGGACCCTGCTCTGTCCATCCCCAGTCACAAACAAGGGAGATCTAGCCTGGACCTCCCCTCGAAGAGAAAGGCCTCAGGACCCCTGAGCATAAGCCACTCCTCTCCGACTGAGGCCCACTGGGATTCAGTGGCcctcccaaggtcacccagggaGCTAGGGACACTGCTCAAGACTGGAATTCAGGTGATCTTCCCCTGCTGTTGGCTACAACAGGGGTCCAAACCCCAGGCACAAtttagagaagaagagagagaatgccAAGGGAAGTGACCTTACCCACATCCATGTAGTTACTGCCATCCTGGAAAGCCAGCTCCTGAGGGGAATGGCACACGTGATCCCACAGCCACCCTGAGCAGGGAGCATGAccacccctcccacccccatccttGCTTGGGACAAGGGGGGTCCCAGGCCCAGTGGCTTTTGGACTTGGAGCCTGGTGGTTCCCTCCCTCTGAGACCAGCTCCCTCCCCCCAAACTCCCCCCACCCTAACTAAGCAAGGGGCTTTCCTTAAGTGGGAGAGGATTAATACTCAAACCATATTTCCTAGGCAGCTAAATACTCTGCCAATTTAAATGTAAGAACAGGGAAGTCTTGCTCAAccaggaagggggagggggaagagaatggGGGTCCATGGCAAGGAGCTGAGATGAGCCAACCCCCTGTTTGTTTCGCTTTTTTCCCTCCAGTCTCTCTCGCAGTGGGATCAGCACCAGCTCCACCACTCCCGGGGAACACTGGGCAATCTTCTGGATCACATCATCAGGGACAGAGAAATTCAGCTTGTGTAGCACCTTCCTGAAAGAGACCAGGTCCTTTATGtgcaggcacacacacacacacacacacacaaacacacacaccaagAGAGGGAGTGTCTACGTGGATTTAACCCTGTAATGAGGATCACAGAAGAGGGGAGACCCAGTGTCCAGCTCTCAAGACCCTGTGTCTTGAGGCAGCTCAAGATTGATTGAAGGCAGGAAAGATCCCAAAGCAGCAAGCATCCTGAGGACTCACTCATTGTTGTCTCCTGAGGTTCAGTCTAGCTAAGGACAGAGAGGTAAACTGGACACAGGCCCCAGAaccaccatttggggttttcacaGTCTAACAGTCCAACTCATACCCCCAAAAGACCCCAGCTACATCACACCAGGCAAATGGTCAGCCAGTCTCTGG
This region includes:
- the SPEF1 gene encoding sperm flagellar protein 1 isoform X1; translation: MAGGVDEETLHQLYLWVDNIPLSRPKRNLSRDFSDGVLAAEVVKFYFPKMVEMHNYVPANSVQQKINNWIHLNRKVLHKLNFSVPDDVIQKIAQCSPGVVELVLIPLRERLEGKKRNKQGELAFQDGSNYMDVGFSQKSQGNGATDPPRAGPLRGGKFLPAYSQALQAEPSFLVQMAEKEQELLASQETVQVLQMKVRRLEHLLQLKNVRIDDLSRRLQQAQRKPR
- the SPEF1 gene encoding sperm flagellar protein 1 isoform X2 — encoded protein: MKVLAAEVVKFYFPKMVEMHNYVPANSVQQKINNWIHLNRKVLHKLNFSVPDDVIQKIAQCSPGVVELVLIPLRERLEGKKRNKQGELAFQDGSNYMDVGFSQKSQGNGATDPPRAGPLRGGKFLPAYSQALQAEPSFLVQMAEKEQELLASQETVQVLQMKVRRLEHLLQLKNVRIDDLSRRLQQAQRKPR